In one Micromonospora polyrhachis genomic region, the following are encoded:
- a CDS encoding helix-turn-helix transcriptional regulator produces MANTSTRTLRLLSLLQARRYWPGRELAERLGVSARTLRRDIDRLRGLGYPVQTQRGVDGGYQLAAGAALPPLVIDDEEAVALAIGLQVAAQSAVEGIAESSVRVLAKVVQVMPARLRRRVEALRAMTEPVTWNGPARAGVEPAVLTAVALACRDGEQLRFSYTAADGRHSDRHIEPHRLVWLGRRWYLVAYDLTRHDWRSFRVDRLTTPQGTGFRFRPRDLPATDAAAFVRARLDSLPRSYRVEVLVNAPAARVQERIGNWSRIEEVDAEHCRVNLTTDSLDWVILALGTLRADFQVISPPELLHQVHDWGARFTRAEGDNARTETGTSQAEGDDGTRTATDTSRAD; encoded by the coding sequence ATGGCGAACACCAGCACCCGAACTCTCCGGCTGCTGTCCCTACTCCAGGCCCGGCGCTACTGGCCGGGCCGCGAGTTGGCTGAGCGGCTGGGCGTCTCGGCCCGTACCCTGCGTCGGGACATCGACCGGCTGCGCGGGCTGGGCTATCCGGTCCAGACCCAACGTGGTGTGGATGGCGGCTATCAGCTCGCCGCCGGGGCGGCACTACCACCGTTGGTGATCGACGACGAGGAGGCGGTCGCCCTGGCGATTGGCCTACAGGTCGCCGCCCAGAGCGCGGTGGAGGGGATCGCCGAGTCGTCGGTACGGGTGCTGGCCAAGGTAGTGCAGGTAATGCCAGCCCGGCTGCGCCGTCGCGTCGAAGCGCTGCGCGCGATGACCGAGCCCGTCACCTGGAACGGCCCGGCCAGGGCCGGTGTCGAGCCGGCGGTGCTCACTGCGGTCGCGCTCGCCTGCCGGGACGGTGAGCAGCTCCGCTTCTCCTACACCGCCGCCGACGGCCGACACAGCGACCGGCACATCGAGCCACATCGACTGGTGTGGCTCGGTCGCCGCTGGTACCTGGTCGCCTACGACCTCACCCGGCACGACTGGCGCAGCTTCCGAGTCGACCGGCTCACCACGCCGCAGGGCACCGGGTTCCGGTTCCGCCCCCGTGACCTGCCCGCCACCGACGCCGCAGCCTTCGTCCGCGCCCGCCTCGACAGCCTGCCCCGGTCATACCGGGTGGAGGTCCTGGTCAACGCCCCAGCGGCGCGTGTGCAGGAGCGGATCGGCAACTGGAGCAGGATCGAGGAGGTCGATGCCGAGCACTGCCGGGTGAACCTCACCACCGACTCGCTGGACTGGGTGATCCTGGCACTGGGCACGCTTCGCGCCGACTTCCAGGTCATCAGCCCGCCTGAACTGCTCCACCAGGTCCACGACTGGGGAGCCCGATTCACCCGGGCCGAAGGTGACAATGCCCGTACGGAAACCGGTACCAGCCAGGCCGAAGGTGACGATGGTACCCGCACGGCAACCGATACCAGCCGGGCCGACTGA
- a CDS encoding TetR/AcrR family transcriptional regulator has translation MATGGTPAPQRQMRADARRNYERLLDEARAAFAEQGVGTSLEEIARRAEVAIGTLYRHFPTRHALLEAILRDSMTGLSDRARELLDHPSPAAALTLWSRAALIHITVYRDLAPTLMSSFDDETSPLHSGCQALVAAGEQLLDRARQAGVVRADAQATDLFALLNAVAWVSDQVPDEQADRLLSFVVDGLRPRQDQA, from the coding sequence ATGGCCACAGGCGGGACGCCAGCGCCGCAGCGGCAGATGCGGGCCGACGCTCGGCGCAACTACGAACGTCTGCTCGACGAAGCCCGGGCGGCCTTTGCCGAGCAGGGCGTCGGGACGTCACTTGAGGAGATTGCCCGGCGGGCCGAGGTGGCGATCGGCACGCTCTACCGGCATTTCCCGACCCGTCACGCCTTGCTGGAGGCCATACTGCGCGACAGCATGACCGGGCTCAGCGACCGGGCCCGGGAACTGCTCGACCATCCCTCCCCGGCGGCGGCCCTGACCCTCTGGTCCCGCGCCGCCCTGATCCACATCACCGTCTACCGTGACCTGGCCCCCACCCTGATGAGCAGCTTCGATGACGAGACGTCGCCGCTCCACTCCGGTTGCCAGGCGCTCGTCGCAGCCGGTGAGCAACTACTCGACCGAGCCCGGCAGGCGGGTGTCGTCCGTGCCGATGCCCAGGCGACAGACCTGTTTGCCCTGCTGAACGCCGTTGCCTGGGTCAGCGACCAGGTCCCCGATGAGCAGGCAGATCGACTGTTGTCCTTCGTCGTCGACGGGCTCCGGCCGCGGCAGGACCAGGCGTAG
- a CDS encoding DinB family protein: protein MTVNELTTDDNTDAPTVHTTADVTGEHADLLAMLAQYRHFLRFTTRDLTDEQAGQRTTVSALCLGGLIKHVAAVERNWVGFILDGPASMGNLDDMTEADWAQRADEFRMLPGETLAGVLADYADTARRTDELVASLPDLGATQPLPEAPWFEAGARWSTRRVLMHIVAETAQHAGHADIIRESLDGAKTMG from the coding sequence ATGACCGTCAACGAGTTGACCACTGACGACAACACCGACGCGCCAACCGTGCACACCACCGCCGATGTCACCGGCGAGCACGCTGACCTGTTGGCGATGCTGGCCCAGTATCGACACTTCCTGCGCTTCACCACCCGAGACCTCACCGACGAGCAGGCCGGGCAGCGCACCACCGTCAGTGCGCTGTGCCTGGGTGGCCTGATCAAGCACGTTGCCGCCGTCGAGCGGAACTGGGTCGGCTTCATCCTGGATGGTCCAGCATCGATGGGCAACCTTGACGACATGACCGAGGCCGACTGGGCCCAGCGGGCCGACGAGTTCCGGATGCTGCCCGGTGAGACGCTGGCCGGGGTGCTGGCCGACTATGCCGACACGGCCCGTCGCACCGACGAACTGGTGGCCAGCCTGCCCGATCTGGGCGCCACGCAGCCGCTGCCGGAAGCCCCGTGGTTCGAGGCCGGTGCGCGGTGGTCGACCCGGCGGGTGTTGATGCACATCGTTGCCGAGACCGCGCAGCACGCCGGCCACGCCGACATCATCCGTGAGTCCCTTGACGGGGCCAAGACCATGGGCTGA
- a CDS encoding aminotransferase class IV gives MSSRQIVAVLGRGVVPADQPVVRADDLGVLHGDGLFETMHVRAGQPWLRDEHLTRLAHSAETLDLLLPDTTELTDLIEATCAAWPADTEGALRLVCTRGPEGGGPATVFTTLTEVSPAIRRARQAGITVATLPLGVAANVRAGTSWLLAGVKSISYGVSAATRRWAVANDVDDVLWTSTEGYALEGPSASVVWLDGDTLCTVPADSTGILPGVTACWLLAHAGELGFSTAERLVTPAELREAIGGVWFTSSVRGLAEVRALDGMSLPASPHTTALRELLGFAVSDFQTGPAGVTTRLM, from the coding sequence GTGTCGAGCCGTCAGATCGTCGCCGTCCTGGGCCGGGGTGTCGTCCCGGCCGACCAGCCGGTGGTACGCGCCGACGACCTCGGGGTCCTACACGGCGACGGACTCTTCGAAACCATGCATGTCCGGGCCGGTCAGCCGTGGCTGCGCGACGAGCACCTGACCCGGTTGGCCCACTCCGCCGAAACCCTCGACCTGCTGCTGCCCGACACCACCGAACTGACCGACCTGATCGAGGCGACCTGCGCCGCCTGGCCGGCCGACACCGAGGGTGCACTGCGACTGGTCTGCACCCGAGGGCCGGAGGGTGGCGGACCAGCTACCGTCTTCACCACGCTCACCGAAGTGTCGCCGGCGATCCGCCGGGCCCGCCAGGCCGGCATCACCGTCGCCACGCTGCCGCTGGGGGTCGCTGCCAACGTCCGCGCCGGTACGTCCTGGCTGCTGGCCGGGGTCAAGTCCATCTCGTACGGGGTCAGCGCCGCCACCCGACGTTGGGCGGTCGCCAACGACGTGGACGACGTGCTGTGGACCTCCACCGAGGGCTACGCCCTGGAGGGCCCGTCGGCGAGCGTGGTCTGGCTGGACGGCGACACGCTGTGCACCGTACCGGCCGATTCCACCGGAATCCTGCCCGGTGTGACGGCCTGCTGGCTGCTGGCCCACGCCGGCGAGTTGGGCTTCTCCACTGCCGAACGGCTCGTCACGCCGGCCGAACTCCGCGAAGCGATCGGCGGGGTGTGGTTCACCTCGTCGGTACGGGGCCTGGCCGAGGTACGCGCCCTGGACGGGATGTCGCTGCCTGCCTCACCGCACACGACTGCCCTACGGGAACTGCTCGGTTTCGCCGTCTCGGACTTCCAGACCGGGCCCGCCGGGGTCACCACTCGGCTCATGTGA
- a CDS encoding Fur family transcriptional regulator codes for MSDSSLAEMLRSRGLRLTAQRQLILEAVLDLKHATPEQVHNAVREVAAGVNITTIYRTLELLERLGLVTHTHLSHGSPTYHAAGPDQHVHLVCRNCGAVEEIEPELLGPLADQLVDQRGFLVDIGHVSLFGVCGKCGEQK; via the coding sequence GTGTCGGACTCATCCCTGGCTGAGATGCTGCGCTCCCGCGGGCTGCGGCTGACGGCTCAGCGGCAACTGATCCTCGAAGCCGTTCTCGACCTGAAGCACGCCACCCCGGAGCAGGTGCACAACGCGGTCCGCGAGGTCGCCGCCGGTGTGAACATCACCACGATCTACCGCACCCTGGAATTGCTGGAGCGGCTCGGTCTGGTTACCCATACACACCTGTCGCATGGGTCGCCGACCTATCACGCGGCCGGGCCGGACCAGCACGTCCATCTCGTCTGCCGCAACTGTGGGGCGGTGGAGGAGATAGAGCCGGAGCTGCTAGGCCCGCTCGCCGACCAGTTGGTCGACCAGCGTGGGTTCCTGGTCGACATCGGGCACGTCTCGTTGTTCGGTGTGTGCGGCAAGTGCGGGGAGCAGAAATGA
- a CDS encoding hemerythrin domain-containing protein encodes MRNVHDRLRAALAVTRQALADGEPAEPATRDLLLFCHGFCTALTAHHQGEDRDLFPAIAAQHPELRETLRYLQQDHSMIAHLLAGLKAAVARTASAAELDQHLEGLAAIMESHFSYEERRLLTVLETLALDADPDAVLGPL; translated from the coding sequence ATGCGCAACGTCCATGACCGACTTCGCGCAGCGTTGGCGGTGACTCGGCAGGCCCTGGCAGATGGGGAGCCGGCGGAGCCAGCGACCAGAGACCTGCTGCTGTTCTGTCACGGGTTCTGCACCGCGTTGACCGCCCACCATCAGGGCGAGGACCGTGACCTGTTTCCTGCCATCGCAGCGCAGCACCCCGAACTGCGAGAAACGCTGCGCTACCTGCAACAGGACCATTCGATGATCGCGCACCTGCTGGCCGGGCTGAAGGCTGCCGTGGCCCGGACCGCCTCGGCAGCCGAGCTGGATCAGCATCTGGAGGGCCTGGCCGCGATCATGGAGTCGCACTTCAGCTACGAGGAGCGTCGACTCCTGACAGTGCTAGAGACGCTGGCCCTGGACGCGGACCCCGACGCCGTGCTGGGCCCGCTGTGA